In the genome of Carnobacterium pleistocenium FTR1, one region contains:
- a CDS encoding tail fiber domain-containing protein, producing the protein MLTVSNELNNAFMKAERTIYVRIKIGNRTFDNDNVVSIEYDSGSLSGEIFAIGSTYSNSIKITFSELVEGLKELDEVSYEIGIKLSSGAIEYVPMGIFIINDAIGMDRNNNKTTIECMDRMIMMGGTYVSSLTYPAAIREVALEIANKSGLVVDSTSFERLSADKIAKPEGYNYREAIGLIAQFEAGFATFNRYGKLEIRTLSDPNFAIPPDNYFSKGLVKNEVFFRLGGISCVTDYSDATIQSGNTAGNQVVLENRIMTKLLLDKVYQKIQTINYYPFSLNWQGNPVLEAGDWVVVEDLQGNKFKTPNLNYSLSFSGGLTAKSSAETTTQSDVTYGYKSQLQQKIEWIYAQIDAAGGNLIYEGINEPTNPKEGDLWFKIIGPDKQILIFKKKADGTLFWEPQISTADINKVAEEVNKIIDQADKDRTKAEQEISQALLDAKNYTEIKAQEFDNQLLIVNQNVTTATNSANAAVLKADKAIEDVGFLKPDVAAAKANAITAIQYADTATQNATTAIQNAKTALNSVATLSQEVEVTITNINGELTRKVSQTTFNTLNGTVGTHTTQIGQTQNALLAKAESSLVNTIKGTVDTHTTQIKIVSDGLEVKAESSLVNTVKGTVDNHSSLISTNSQAISARLTSAQIETLLTGKQYVNQTTLAATSSGLTAQITQVSTDLSNLDFDGKDLINRDTLNEGYLIKTGELRVDTAWVYTDYIPVVSGDTLLVSPNWINLGIAPSTVFYNSSKIFISAVDRVEGRYIVTVSETGFVRFSFMKTNLNIVKLQKGSVGYASNLEKFTTLNATVDGIQKTVGTKASQTQVTQLANQISTKVESTTYTSKMTQLDSAINLRVVQGDVTAAILADKTIIDNRNDNQLPAWYMSNYPKQTVEEFKLRNVIGAPGSATYGHMTTKVPWKDTAGGSLTQTFSSNDGIFQRQGTTSWGAWDKIAETGKLLSQINLSSEGILIQGKRIQLDGDVTMTAAFVTRLDALTLTAVYADIATLKTKVLTADVITSTQLKTDTALITKLFATDANVNVLTAKSSFINSVKAIDIAADRITAGTLNGANVNIINLNVSSLVGNISSFIQSYWNGISTSVSIDNTGVLVKNNTSTVTARLKNGFIEFGDNTSDIVGGISTAEIYDQDTYYKGATIYTNYDKFFAINKKWVSNGAYEPVIRTAIRSKGLDIFVPTNMNGTLNMGGNEIHNTDRLYLGNTTQGIFRNAVENGTLMISAGGTRIATGTGLGSYETQLRINASAVTVSPDLIVNGFSQFYKTMNMNGNQIHGVDRLYLNGTTNGLQLSGSRPMLNGSTGVFLAYNGAMKLDILNTVIRAYATLDMNGNSLIGNSDRRLKKNIVNSNDQSLESISRWRFVNYEWIDTNKPNGVHLGVISQETPELCVYDQKRDIYSIDSSKQMMMNSHAIKQLNQKVVSISNIANASNTLASRAFSEMQQLKNKVTELELKIKKLESAA; encoded by the coding sequence GTGTTAACAGTAAGTAATGAATTAAATAATGCGTTTATGAAAGCAGAAAGAACCATTTATGTACGAATAAAGATAGGGAATCGAACGTTTGATAATGACAACGTTGTTTCTATCGAATATGATTCTGGAAGTTTATCTGGTGAAATTTTTGCTATCGGTTCAACTTATTCAAACTCTATCAAAATCACATTTAGTGAACTAGTAGAAGGTTTAAAAGAATTAGATGAAGTGTCCTATGAAATTGGTATTAAATTATCAAGTGGTGCGATTGAATACGTTCCTATGGGTATTTTTATTATCAACGATGCAATAGGTATGGATCGAAATAATAACAAAACAACAATTGAGTGTATGGATAGAATGATTATGATGGGCGGCACTTATGTGTCGTCTTTAACTTATCCTGCAGCCATTCGTGAAGTAGCTTTAGAGATAGCAAATAAATCAGGTTTGGTAGTTGATTCAACTTCTTTTGAACGATTAAGTGCTGATAAGATAGCAAAACCAGAAGGCTATAATTATCGTGAAGCGATTGGATTAATTGCTCAATTTGAAGCAGGATTTGCAACATTTAACCGATATGGAAAGTTAGAAATTAGAACTTTATCTGATCCAAATTTTGCAATACCTCCAGATAACTATTTTTCAAAAGGTCTCGTAAAAAACGAGGTCTTTTTTCGTTTAGGTGGAATTAGTTGTGTAACAGATTATAGTGATGCAACGATACAAAGCGGAAATACAGCTGGTAATCAAGTAGTTTTAGAAAATAGAATAATGACTAAATTATTATTGGATAAAGTATATCAAAAGATACAAACAATAAATTATTATCCTTTTTCATTAAATTGGCAAGGTAATCCAGTTTTAGAAGCTGGTGATTGGGTTGTAGTAGAAGATTTACAAGGAAATAAATTCAAGACACCTAACCTTAATTACTCGCTATCATTTAGTGGTGGATTAACGGCTAAGAGTAGCGCAGAAACAACAACGCAATCCGATGTGACTTATGGGTACAAAAGTCAGTTACAGCAAAAAATAGAATGGATTTATGCGCAAATTGATGCAGCCGGTGGAAATCTTATTTATGAAGGCATAAATGAGCCGACAAATCCTAAAGAAGGCGATTTATGGTTCAAAATTATTGGACCAGATAAACAAATCCTTATTTTTAAGAAAAAGGCAGATGGAACTTTATTTTGGGAACCTCAGATTTCTACTGCAGATATAAACAAAGTGGCAGAAGAAGTTAATAAGATTATTGATCAAGCTGACAAAGACCGAACAAAAGCAGAGCAAGAAATCAGCCAAGCCCTCCTTGATGCCAAAAACTACACTGAGATAAAGGCTCAAGAGTTTGATAACCAATTACTCATTGTTAATCAAAACGTTACTACAGCTACTAATTCAGCTAATGCTGCAGTACTAAAAGCCGATAAAGCAATTGAAGATGTCGGGTTTTTAAAACCGGATGTCGCTGCCGCAAAAGCAAACGCAATTACGGCAATTCAATATGCTGATACTGCAACACAAAATGCAACAACAGCTATTCAAAACGCTAAAACTGCCTTAAATTCAGTTGCAACATTGTCACAGGAAGTTGAGGTTACCATTACAAATATTAATGGTGAATTGACAAGAAAAGTATCTCAAACAACATTCAATACACTAAACGGAACCGTCGGAACCCACACAACACAAATTGGTCAAACGCAAAATGCCCTTTTAGCGAAAGCGGAAAGCAGTTTAGTCAATACAATTAAGGGAACAGTAGATACGCATACAACACAAATTAAGATTGTTTCTGACGGTTTAGAGGTAAAGGCTGAATCTAGTCTGGTTAATACTGTAAAAGGTACGGTGGATAATCACAGCTCATTAATATCGACAAACTCACAAGCGATTAGCGCGCGACTAACATCTGCACAAATTGAAACGCTATTGACTGGAAAGCAGTACGTTAATCAAACAACACTAGCTGCTACTTCTAGTGGTTTAACGGCTCAAATCACGCAAGTGAGTACTGATTTAAGTAACCTTGATTTTGATGGTAAAGACTTGATAAACAGAGATACATTAAATGAAGGTTATTTGATAAAAACCGGTGAACTTAGAGTTGACACCGCTTGGGTATATACCGACTATATACCAGTTGTAAGTGGTGATACATTATTGGTAAGCCCTAACTGGATAAATTTAGGTATTGCGCCATCAACTGTTTTTTATAATTCAAGTAAAATATTTATTTCTGCAGTAGATAGAGTTGAAGGGCGATATATTGTGACTGTATCTGAAACTGGTTTCGTAAGATTCTCATTTATGAAAACAAACTTAAATATAGTTAAACTTCAAAAAGGAAGTGTCGGTTATGCAAGTAATCTTGAAAAATTTACAACATTAAACGCTACAGTCGATGGTATTCAAAAAACTGTTGGAACAAAAGCTAGTCAAACACAAGTAACGCAACTGGCAAATCAAATTAGTACAAAAGTAGAATCGACAACTTATACTTCTAAAATGACACAATTAGACAGTGCAATCAATTTGAGAGTTGTTCAAGGTGATGTAACGGCTGCTATTTTGGCTGACAAAACTATCATTGATAATAGGAATGATAATCAGTTGCCGGCTTGGTATATGTCAAACTATCCAAAACAAACTGTAGAAGAATTTAAATTAAGAAATGTTATAGGTGCTCCCGGTTCAGCAACATACGGTCATATGACAACTAAAGTGCCGTGGAAGGATACTGCAGGAGGATCACTAACCCAAACATTTTCTTCAAATGACGGTATATTTCAAAGGCAAGGTACGACTTCTTGGGGTGCTTGGGATAAGATTGCAGAAACCGGGAAACTTTTATCACAAATAAACCTTTCAAGTGAAGGTATATTGATTCAAGGTAAACGTATTCAGTTAGATGGTGATGTCACTATGACAGCTGCTTTTGTAACTAGACTAGATGCATTAACATTAACTGCTGTTTATGCAGATATTGCTACATTAAAAACTAAAGTTTTAACAGCAGACGTCATTACTTCTACTCAGCTAAAAACTGATACAGCTTTGATTACTAAACTATTTGCTACAGATGCAAATGTAAATGTGTTAACGGCTAAATCATCATTTATTAACTCAGTAAAAGCGATAGACATAGCAGCGGATCGTATTACTGCTGGAACATTGAATGGGGCGAATGTAAATATTATCAATCTAAATGTTTCTAGTTTGGTGGGTAATATTTCAAGTTTTATTCAATCCTACTGGAATGGAATAAGTACTTCAGTAAGTATTGATAATACTGGTGTGTTAGTAAAAAATAATACGAGCACCGTTACTGCTAGACTTAAAAATGGTTTTATTGAATTTGGTGATAATACGTCAGATATTGTAGGTGGTATTTCTACTGCTGAAATTTACGACCAAGACACCTATTACAAAGGCGCGACTATTTATACAAACTATGATAAATTTTTTGCCATTAATAAAAAATGGGTAAGTAATGGAGCTTATGAACCCGTAATCAGAACCGCTATTCGTTCGAAAGGTTTAGACATATTCGTCCCTACTAACATGAACGGAACCCTTAACATGGGTGGAAATGAAATCCACAATACAGATAGGCTTTATCTAGGAAATACTACACAAGGTATTTTTAGGAATGCAGTCGAGAATGGAACACTTATGATTTCTGCTGGTGGTACTAGAATTGCAACTGGTACTGGTTTGGGTTCTTATGAAACACAGTTAAGAATAAATGCTTCTGCTGTTACGGTAAGCCCAGATTTAATTGTGAATGGATTTTCTCAATTTTATAAAACTATGAATATGAATGGTAATCAGATTCATGGAGTCGATAGATTATACTTGAATGGAACAACTAATGGCCTTCAGCTTTCTGGATCACGACCAATGTTAAATGGTAGTACAGGTGTGTTCTTAGCTTATAACGGAGCTATGAAATTAGATATCTTGAATACCGTTATTAGGGCATATGCTACACTAGACATGAACGGAAACTCATTAATTGGCAACTCGGATAGAAGACTAAAGAAGAATATTGTCAACTCTAATGATCAATCATTAGAGTCTATTAGTCGTTGGAGATTTGTTAATTATGAATGGATTGATACTAACAAACCCAACGGTGTACATTTAGGGGTTATTTCGCAAGAAACGCCAGAATTATGCGTATATGACCAAAAACGTGACATCTACAGTATAGATTCTAGTAAACAAATGATGATGAACAGCCATGCTATTAAACAGTTAAATCAAAAAGTTGTTTCTATATCAAACATTGCTAATGCTAGTAACACACTAGCAAGTAGGGCTTTCTCAGAAATGCAACAGTTAAAAAATAAAGTCACAGAATTAGAACTTAAAATAAAAAAATTGGAGAGTGCAGCATGA
- a CDS encoding DUF6711 family protein, producing MAGSLAINGVTVKQPKSFNFGVMDLDGESTRNAKGKMTRDIIRTGIRKMELEWGSLSDGEISSILQAVNTSFFSVTYPDALTGGQRTGTFYVGDRSAPSYSWNDKYKSMKWEGLSMNFIEQ from the coding sequence TTGGCTGGTTCATTAGCAATAAATGGTGTTACTGTAAAGCAACCTAAATCATTCAATTTTGGTGTGATGGACCTAGATGGAGAATCAACTCGTAATGCAAAAGGGAAAATGACAAGAGATATTATTCGTACTGGCATTCGTAAAATGGAATTAGAATGGGGTTCGCTTAGTGATGGAGAAATATCCTCTATTCTACAAGCGGTTAATACTTCTTTCTTTTCGGTTACCTATCCAGATGCTTTAACAGGTGGACAAAGAACGGGAACTTTTTATGTAGGTGACCGTTCTGCTCCATCTTATTCTTGGAATGACAAGTACAAATCAATGAAGTGGGAAGGTTTATCCATGAACTTCATTGAACAGTAG
- a CDS encoding peptidoglycan DD-metalloendopeptidase family protein, with translation MDLETLQVVLEMNVEKVQASIDKILPSINNMMSKIERVTGKSMDQTEKKMDIDKGTANVEKQLVQMNKIVEKQLASTEKLVERMSTNTGKNLSKGFAKGRTQVNKDVDALVKDINAKMMQAKSQQEKLAFIKTQRQTASSIGDTSGVIRFDEQIANAQAAMTRYQTSAENLARSMRQEFISLPKSLEGISTAMNKNEAQIESMRSKIKNLQVTYNDQLKPKGSFSEGFKGGDETKSSTKTASLIEKQTIAMNKLIAQNDGLQQAYAKTQDRAKALSPIISKLNTNLGDTNGYTATKENVKDIGTNFKSSGGKLAKFGSLFSGLGNKMNKSGPKMNKPMNSINKTLSSFVRRLLIAGLAYKAFAGMASYMGKAVLSNEQFSKSLNEVKVNLATAFFPIYQAIMPALNALIAWLAKATAYMASFIATLFGTTYSAAKKGANALNENIAAMSDTGSNADKAKEKVKKFQNVLAGFDEINTLDFKTDTDDESLTGKGPANGINFGIADPGIPAWVNTFADRFKSILKDLFAPIKAAWNKHGQKVMDAWKYALSEVGGLLSSIGKSFMEVWTNGTGERFVGNLLILLADVLNIIGDIAKAFKDAWNDDNRGTNLIQSIFNAWNGVLELLHEIADSFRKAWNNGNGERIAANILEIYTNIFNTIGNIADGLKEAWLENDNGYRIFDNILGVVGGLLEDIKQMSKATEEWADKLDFTPLLTSIAGLFSNVRPIISTIGDALSWLYEKILLPIAKWAIENALPVAVDAISEAFRFLGNVIEKAKPVLSWLWENLLKPMGEFAGKRLVSELESIRDAFKFLADAVEDPKKAFSDLSDKAKEKFTDLKEKSGEIWGKISEYITGGSKEAKDNVKLNFDEISVKSFSVFSGVGELASKIFPKLSKTISDNVGAAKNAVSTKFSEMYTATSNWFGKIGAKTKEIFDAVSSKVSEKAKSAYDAASTKWKELSSNTSTKWEEIRSATSTKWSETKDAISNKASEAKNNAISAWSIMKSKTSEYMDGIKENSRKGFDQVVSWATGLGGKIAEGLRKGIEGVKKAAKEMSQGLVNVLGKGVNGTIKGVNWVLSKVGSDKKLAEWKVPEYAKGTSRHPGGPALVNDSSGSVYQEAYELPDGTRGLFPKIRNMMVDMPANTKVLTAARTVKEQIPHYKNGVGDWISEKWNGAKEMAGDVWDYVKKPEELVKNAISKFTNLSKAKDPGVSIAKGAIATASSGAIQMVKDAFAFDNGTGGIDFKGLTKTSDFGYRIHPITGVRKLHAGVDYGGGQGIGHPIHAQAGGKVTAAGPNGNGFGTMVKASKGVYDYIYAHLSKALVDKGDNIKAGQKIGLMGNTGASTGPHVHYEVRKDGKPINPLSGTGGESNSPQGSGVARWTSTIKRALSMNGLPSTALYTNAWLKQVQSESGGNEKAIQGNIGDINNKTGDLAKGLLQTISSTFNAYKHKGHNNIFNGYDNSLAAINYAKSRYGAKKMLNVIGHGHGYENGGLISEEQMIRVGEGNNDEMVIPLTKPSRALELIGQSLDYLGMDFGDLTMPTALQPSYESFAFDGGTFEGSGSSDQFESMADSMSNAVKKAFTMVMGEKQSSNNDSGPIEVTMVIDSDTFGKVVVKSVNKLTKKTGKPQIIM, from the coding sequence ATGGATTTAGAGACACTGCAAGTTGTTCTTGAGATGAATGTTGAAAAGGTTCAAGCAAGTATTGATAAAATATTACCGTCAATTAACAACATGATGTCTAAAATTGAACGTGTAACTGGTAAGTCAATGGACCAAACTGAAAAGAAAATGGACATTGATAAAGGTACAGCCAATGTAGAAAAACAATTAGTACAAATGAATAAAATTGTTGAAAAGCAGTTGGCTTCAACAGAAAAACTTGTTGAACGAATGAGCACTAATACGGGTAAAAATTTGTCTAAAGGATTTGCAAAAGGCAGAACTCAAGTGAACAAAGATGTGGATGCCCTTGTTAAAGATATCAACGCAAAAATGATGCAAGCCAAATCTCAACAAGAAAAACTAGCTTTTATTAAAACGCAAAGACAAACAGCATCCAGTATTGGTGATACAAGTGGTGTTATTCGATTTGATGAGCAAATAGCGAATGCACAAGCCGCAATGACACGTTACCAAACGTCTGCAGAGAATTTAGCACGTAGTATGAGGCAAGAGTTCATTTCACTACCTAAGTCTTTAGAAGGTATCTCTACTGCAATGAATAAGAATGAAGCTCAAATAGAGAGTATGCGTTCAAAAATTAAAAATCTGCAGGTTACTTACAATGATCAATTAAAACCAAAAGGAAGTTTTAGCGAAGGATTCAAAGGCGGAGATGAGACAAAATCATCTACTAAAACTGCATCGTTGATTGAAAAGCAAACAATAGCAATGAATAAACTTATTGCACAAAATGACGGACTTCAACAAGCTTATGCGAAAACTCAGGACCGTGCAAAAGCATTGAGTCCTATAATAAGCAAATTGAATACCAACTTAGGAGACACAAACGGTTATACAGCCACAAAAGAGAACGTAAAAGATATAGGGACTAATTTTAAATCAAGTGGTGGAAAACTAGCGAAATTCGGTAGTTTATTTAGTGGTTTAGGAAATAAGATGAACAAGAGTGGTCCTAAGATGAATAAACCTATGAATTCTATCAACAAAACTCTCTCATCTTTTGTTAGACGACTTTTGATTGCTGGATTAGCTTACAAAGCTTTTGCTGGCATGGCTTCTTATATGGGTAAAGCGGTCTTGTCAAATGAACAGTTCTCAAAATCACTTAACGAAGTGAAAGTTAATCTAGCCACTGCTTTCTTTCCGATTTATCAAGCTATAATGCCGGCTTTAAATGCTTTGATTGCTTGGTTAGCTAAAGCAACTGCTTATATGGCTTCTTTTATTGCTACTTTGTTTGGTACTACTTATAGTGCTGCTAAAAAAGGTGCAAATGCATTGAATGAAAACATAGCTGCTATGAGTGATACTGGTTCAAATGCAGATAAAGCAAAAGAAAAAGTAAAGAAATTCCAAAACGTATTAGCTGGATTCGATGAAATTAATACACTCGATTTTAAAACAGATACAGACGATGAAAGTTTAACTGGTAAAGGTCCAGCAAACGGCATTAATTTTGGGATAGCTGATCCTGGTATACCTGCTTGGGTTAATACGTTTGCTGATCGATTTAAATCGATTCTAAAAGATTTATTTGCCCCAATTAAAGCAGCTTGGAATAAACATGGCCAAAAGGTTATGGATGCCTGGAAATATGCTTTAAGTGAAGTAGGAGGATTGCTTTCTTCTATTGGAAAAAGCTTTATGGAAGTTTGGACTAATGGAACTGGAGAAAGATTTGTTGGTAACTTATTGATTCTACTAGCTGATGTATTAAATATTATTGGAGATATTGCAAAGGCATTCAAAGATGCTTGGAACGATGATAACCGAGGTACTAATCTCATTCAGTCTATATTCAATGCATGGAACGGCGTGCTTGAATTGCTACATGAGATAGCAGATTCATTTAGAAAAGCTTGGAATAACGGTAACGGAGAACGTATTGCTGCTAATATATTAGAAATTTATACAAATATTTTTAATACGATTGGAAATATAGCAGATGGACTGAAAGAAGCTTGGCTTGAAAATGATAATGGCTACCGGATATTTGACAATATTTTAGGTGTTGTCGGAGGTTTACTCGAGGATATCAAACAGATGTCAAAAGCTACTGAAGAATGGGCTGATAAATTAGATTTCACACCATTACTAACTTCGATAGCTGGATTGTTTAGTAATGTCAGACCAATAATTAGTACTATTGGTGATGCATTGAGTTGGTTATATGAAAAAATACTCCTTCCAATAGCTAAATGGGCTATAGAAAATGCATTACCAGTGGCAGTAGATGCTATATCTGAAGCATTTAGATTTTTAGGTAACGTTATTGAAAAAGCGAAACCCGTTCTTTCTTGGTTATGGGAAAATCTATTAAAACCAATGGGAGAATTTGCAGGAAAACGTTTAGTTAGTGAACTTGAATCTATTAGAGATGCATTTAAATTTCTTGCTGATGCAGTAGAGGACCCTAAAAAAGCTTTCTCAGATTTATCAGACAAAGCCAAAGAAAAGTTCACGGATTTAAAAGAGAAGTCTGGTGAAATTTGGGGGAAAATCTCAGAATATATTACTGGCGGATCAAAAGAAGCCAAAGACAATGTGAAATTGAACTTTGATGAAATATCTGTAAAAAGTTTCAGTGTTTTTTCTGGTGTAGGTGAGTTAGCTTCTAAAATTTTCCCTAAATTGAGTAAGACAATTTCTGATAATGTTGGAGCTGCTAAAAATGCAGTATCAACAAAATTCAGTGAAATGTACACAGCTACCAGTAATTGGTTTGGAAAAATAGGAGCCAAAACAAAAGAAATTTTTGATGCTGTAAGTTCTAAAGTTTCAGAAAAAGCTAAATCAGCCTATGATGCTGCTTCAACAAAATGGAAAGAATTATCTTCAAACACATCTACAAAATGGGAAGAAATACGTTCAGCAACTAGTACAAAATGGTCTGAGACCAAAGATGCAATTTCAAATAAAGCTTCAGAAGCAAAGAATAACGCTATAAGCGCCTGGTCTATCATGAAATCTAAAACAAGTGAATACATGGATGGTATTAAAGAAAATTCACGAAAAGGTTTTGATCAAGTCGTCTCATGGGCCACTGGTTTAGGCGGGAAAATAGCTGAAGGTTTAAGAAAAGGAATAGAAGGCGTTAAGAAAGCAGCAAAAGAAATGTCACAAGGTCTAGTAAACGTACTTGGAAAAGGTGTTAATGGAACGATTAAAGGGGTCAATTGGGTACTAAGCAAGGTTGGTTCTGATAAAAAATTAGCTGAATGGAAGGTCCCAGAATATGCTAAAGGAACAAGCCGACATCCTGGTGGTCCAGCGTTAGTTAATGACTCAAGTGGTTCAGTATATCAAGAAGCCTACGAATTACCAGATGGTACTAGAGGATTATTCCCTAAGATCCGAAATATGATGGTTGATATGCCAGCTAATACAAAAGTATTAACTGCAGCTAGAACGGTTAAAGAACAAATACCACACTACAAAAATGGTGTTGGAGATTGGATTAGTGAAAAATGGAACGGTGCTAAAGAAATGGCTGGAGATGTATGGGACTATGTCAAAAAACCAGAAGAACTTGTTAAAAATGCTATTTCTAAGTTTACAAATTTGAGTAAAGCAAAAGACCCTGGTGTATCTATTGCAAAAGGAGCTATCGCTACTGCTTCATCTGGAGCTATCCAAATGGTTAAAGATGCTTTTGCTTTTGATAACGGAACCGGTGGAATTGATTTCAAAGGTTTAACAAAGACTTCTGATTTTGGTTACCGTATACATCCAATTACTGGTGTACGCAAACTACATGCTGGTGTCGATTATGGCGGTGGACAAGGTATTGGTCACCCGATTCATGCTCAAGCAGGTGGTAAAGTAACGGCTGCTGGTCCTAATGGAAATGGATTTGGAACAATGGTTAAAGCTTCTAAAGGAGTTTATGATTATATTTATGCTCATTTATCTAAAGCGTTAGTTGATAAAGGAGACAATATCAAAGCTGGTCAAAAGATTGGTTTGATGGGTAATACTGGAGCAAGTACTGGTCCTCATGTCCATTACGAAGTTCGTAAAGATGGTAAACCTATTAATCCTTTATCTGGTACTGGTGGTGAATCGAATAGCCCACAAGGAAGTGGAGTAGCCAGATGGACCTCTACAATCAAACGTGCTTTATCAATGAATGGATTACCATCAACGGCTTTATATACAAATGCATGGCTTAAACAAGTACAATCAGAATCTGGCGGTAATGAAAAAGCTATCCAGGGAAACATTGGAGATATAAATAATAAAACTGGTGACTTGGCCAAAGGTTTATTACAAACAATTTCTTCTACATTTAATGCCTATAAACACAAAGGACATAACAATATTTTTAATGGATATGATAACTCTTTAGCAGCAATTAACTATGCTAAGAGCCGTTATGGAGCCAAGAAAATGTTGAATGTTATCGGTCATGGCCACGGTTATGAAAATGGAGGTTTAATCTCAGAGGAGCAGATGATTAGAGTTGGTGAAGGAAATAATGATGAAATGGTTATTCCTTTAACCAAACCAAGTCGTGCGCTTGAACTGATAGGACAATCATTAGATTACCTAGGTATGGACTTTGGAGATTTAACAATGCCAACGGCCTTACAACCTTCTTACGAATCGTTTGCTTTTGATGGTGGAACTTTTGAAGGTTCTGGAAGTAGTGATCAATTTGAAAGTATGGCTGATTCAATGAGCAATGCAGTTAAAAAAGCATTTACTATGGTTATGGGCGAGAAACAAAGTTCAAATAATGATAGTGGACCTATTGAAGTCACAATGGTTATCGATTCGGATACTTTCGGAAAAGTAGTTGTAAAAAGCGTTAATAAACTAACAAAGAAAACCGGAAAACCGCAAATTATTATGTAG
- a CDS encoding DUF6096 family protein, with the protein MATLLKTKKVYFGGKELVLRLDGKTIVQIENKLNKNLIGLFVDNGKMTFPKTGEMLLILQAANTTHGIKESDMFDLLDIYLEDGNSTTDLMTTIQELLEESGFFGKEKTEEENQDGGLVLLEEVEEMEETSTLLD; encoded by the coding sequence ATGGCTACTTTATTGAAAACAAAGAAAGTTTATTTTGGTGGGAAAGAACTCGTTTTACGTTTAGATGGTAAGACAATTGTACAAATTGAAAACAAATTAAATAAGAACTTAATAGGGCTATTTGTTGATAACGGAAAGATGACGTTCCCTAAAACTGGTGAAATGTTATTGATTTTACAAGCTGCTAATACTACACATGGCATAAAAGAATCAGACATGTTTGATCTGCTAGATATTTATTTAGAGGATGGTAATAGTACTACTGATTTGATGACTACTATCCAAGAATTATTGGAAGAATCTGGTTTTTTCGGAAAGGAAAAGACGGAAGAAGAGAACCAAGATGGGGGATTAGTACTTCTGGAAGAAGTAGAGGAAATGGAAGAGACAAGCACTCTCCTGGACTAA
- a CDS encoding phage tail tube protein gives MKKLLLNSTGLEKMNIQLFADDPAGLLSKGSTLGYKPSGSAEGTYTTIGSVTSIPDIGSEPEKVDVTTLADGNRKYIKGLQDQDNLTFASLYRKSIFNTLKAAEKTDTVYDWKISYPDGTSFTFTGSFSLIFSGAEINGALSFSIVVVVSKGPDFVPSPTA, from the coding sequence ATGAAAAAATTATTGTTAAATAGCACAGGATTGGAAAAGATGAACATTCAATTGTTTGCAGATGATCCTGCAGGTTTATTATCAAAGGGGTCAACATTAGGTTATAAACCATCGGGATCCGCAGAAGGAACTTATACAACTATCGGATCTGTTACTTCGATTCCTGACATTGGTTCAGAACCAGAAAAAGTTGATGTTACGACTTTGGCAGATGGTAATCGTAAATACATTAAAGGATTACAAGATCAAGACAATTTAACATTTGCTTCTTTATATCGTAAATCTATCTTTAATACTTTAAAAGCTGCTGAAAAAACGGATACTGTTTATGATTGGAAAATTTCTTATCCAGATGGCACATCATTCACATTCACTGGTAGCTTCTCACTAATCTTCAGTGGAGCTGAAATCAATGGAGCGTTATCATTCTCAATTGTAGTCGTAGTTTCTAAAGGTCCAGACTTTGTACCGTCACCAACGGCTTAA
- a CDS encoding phage head-tail connector protein, giving the protein MAEKYDSIKQFEILLRRYKEIEKDSDEAVLLKDDFNDAEQEALNYCNREELVIGMASSVRDLAKVRFNQRDVEGETGRSEGGVSQSFEEGIPKKIRSQLNSYRLGRARKLS; this is encoded by the coding sequence TTGGCTGAGAAATATGATTCAATTAAGCAGTTTGAAATACTGTTGAGACGTTACAAAGAAATTGAAAAAGATTCAGATGAAGCAGTGTTATTGAAAGATGATTTTAACGATGCTGAACAAGAAGCTTTGAATTATTGTAACCGAGAAGAATTAGTAATCGGAATGGCTAGCAGTGTACGAGATTTAGCGAAAGTAAGGTTTAATCAAAGAGATGTTGAAGGAGAGACAGGCCGTTCTGAAGGTGGTGTCTCTCAATCTTTTGAAGAAGGCATCCCTAAAAAGATTCGTAGTCAATTAAACAGCTATCGTTTAGGGAGAGCGAGGAAACTTTCTTGA